Proteins from one Parasteatoda tepidariorum isolate YZ-2023 chromosome 4, CAS_Ptep_4.0, whole genome shotgun sequence genomic window:
- the LOC107441431 gene encoding NTF2-related export protein 2: MSSDTKRSKVELAGQAGDTFSKLFYETLDKKRHAVSNLYMDLATLVWNGNPHCTKEAIGKFYESLPVSRTEIKCVDAQPVFEEVVQQTTVLVTVSGNITFTGRTSKLFTESIMLTTQSGPNGNVWKIVSDNFRFHDTVM, translated from the exons atgtcttct GATACTAAACGCTCAAAAGTTGAGTTAGCTGGACAAGCTGGAGATACATTTTCAAAGCTTTTCTATGAAACATTAGATAAGAAGCGCCAT GCTGTATCAAATTTGTATATGGACCTTGCTACACTAGTTTGGAATGGCAATCCCCATTGTACCAAAGAAGCCATAGGCAAATTTTATGAATCTTTACCAGTTAGCAGAACAGAAATTAAATGTGTTGATGCTCAGCCAGTGTTtg aagAAGTTGTTCAACAAACAACTGTTCTTGTTACTGTATCAGGAAATATAACATTTACTGGAAGAACATCTAAGTTATTTACTGAATCCATTATGCTCACTACCCAATCTGGTCCAAATGGAAATGTTTGGAAAATAGTTTCTGATAACTTTCGATTTCATGATACTGTTATGTAG
- the LOC107441435 gene encoding cytochrome b-c1 complex subunit 8: MGQHWGELAKIRRVVHFRISPYEQKIFAGFFSKGIPNLARRFRSQVFYVAPPFIMGYLIYDWANKYHAELQRKNPKDYENDV; this comes from the exons ATGGGACAGCACTGGGGTGAACTAGCGAAAATTCGCCGAGTTGTTCATTTTCGAATATCTCCTtatgagcaaaaaatttttgctgGTTTCTTTTCTAAAGGAATTCCAAATTTGGCCCGAAGATTTCGGAGCCAAGTTTTTTACGTAGCTCCAC cTTTTATTATGGGTTACTTGATTTATGATTGGGCTAATAAATACCATGCTGAACTTCAAAGGAAAAATCCCAAAGACTATGAAAATGatgtataa